The segment TTCGTTTCACAAGAATTACGGGCTGCAGAAGATCCTGAGTTTGAAACGTTCTACACCAAGAACATTCTGCTCAATGAAGGCATCCGCGCTTGGATGGCTCCCCAAGACCAACCTCATGAAGGCTTCACCTTCCCTGAAGAAGTTCTGCCTCGCGGTAACGCTCTGTAAAATGCTGGATTTTGGATTTTAGCGTTTGAATGCATTTCAAAGCTAAAATCTGAAATCTAAATGTAAATTTGGTATCTTGTTTTGTTGATGACAAAAGAGGTTCTACGCCGTGGAAACGCCCTTTAATAGTTCAATGGTGATGGGCGGTGGTCGTGACCAAGAATCCTCAGGCTTTGCCTGGTGGGCTGGGAACGCTCGTCTAATCAATCTTTCTGGTAAATTGCTGGGTGCTCACGTTGCCCACTCTGGTCTGATCGTATTCTGGGCTGGAGCGATGACTTTGTTTGAAGTCGCTCACTTCATCCCTGAAAAGCCTATGTACGAGCAAGGCTTGATCTTGTTGCCTCACCTCGCAACCCAAGGTTGGGGTGTTGGCCCTGGTGGTGAAGTAATTGACATCTTCCCCTACTTTGT is part of the Microcoleus sp. FACHB-68 genome and harbors:
- a CDS encoding photosystem II protein D2 — translated: FVSQELRAAEDPEFETFYTKNILLNEGIRAWMAPQDQPHEGFTFPEEVLPRGNAL